In Diabrotica undecimpunctata isolate CICGRU chromosome 9, icDiaUnde3, whole genome shotgun sequence, the DNA window TGAAATCTTTATTAATAGCATCCAAACTTTCGCCTGATAACACTAAAGATTCGATATCTGTGTGTGTATAATTTAGCTTTTTAAAGAGAATACCAGTTACGAATGCATCGTCTACCCATAAAAAGGAATTTGATTTTTGCGCTTCGTTATATAGAGCTACTACTACTTCTGGTGTGTAAATAAGAACATATCCAAGACAATACGGTGGATAGACTTCTTCTGGATATTCTTCAAATGTTACCACCCATTTTGACTCGTTTCTGTCTACATGGCTGTCAGTTCTCGTAATACAGTATATGGTTTGTCTATCACCAGAAGGACACAAATCGTAAGTAAGGAAATTTTTCATACTTGGCCAGTTGATGAAGACGTCGTCgtcggtttttaataaaaatttcgcATGCGGACAATGATAAACAAAGTATTTAAGAACCGTTACGTGCTTGTAAGTCAGGTTTCTGTAAGTGTCTATAAAATTACCTTGTACAATATCACCAAATAAAGCACTTTCTGCTT includes these proteins:
- the LOC140449656 gene encoding beta-1,3-galactosyltransferase 5-like, which translates into the protein MTKINPALKLSLIGLVILGLTIIFLMSFQDSLFQNDIYSLTTLQPIKLLLNGKTFLLPNEDYNRLLNISFNFSIINQVCHESNPVLVLTVVHSAPLNFNKRQAIRDTWGQVDETKKVVFIIGDPSSLEQQKKIEAESALFGDIVQGNFIDTYRNLTYKHVTVLKYFVYHCPHAKFLLKTDDDVFINWPSMKNFLTYDLCPSGDRQTIYCITRTDSHVDRNESKWVVTFEEYPEEVYPPYCLGYVLIYTPEVVVALYNEAQKSNSFLWVDDAFVTGILFKKLNYTHTDIESLVLSGESLDAINKDFTNVTINPFLFRLMDKTEMQTVWKYVSTHEPPRNIFTL